The genomic DNA CATCAACGCTATCGCGGGCTCATATGCTGAAATGGCTCCGGTAATTCACATTGTCGGCACGCCGAAACGTGCAATGCAGACGCGAGGAGCCAAGCTTCACCATTCCGTATGCAGTGGAAAGCCTAGCGATTTCACCATGTTCGCGGAGATGTACTCTAAAATCACCGTTGCACAAGAGAATCTCTGGGATGCTTCGACAGCTCCCGCTCagattgatcgattgataCGGGAATGTATTATTCAATCTCGACCGGTATATTTGCAAGTTCCAGCGGACATGGTTACCGAACCTGTCCCCGCCGCAGCTCTTTCTCGACCTCTGGATCTCACCCCGCCTTCTAACGACCCGGAGAGTGAGCAGGAAGTGTGTGATATCATTGTTGAGAGAATCAGTAACGGAAAGCAACCATTTATTTTGATCGATGCCGGCACATCCCGCTACGGGCTAGTGAGCGAGGCAGATGAGCTGGTCAGAATAACAGGGTTCCCAACCGCCACGACACCCTTCGGGAAGGGGATACCGGATGAGACTTTACCGAACTTCCACGGCATCTATGCATCGGTGGGAGAAGGGGCATATCTGCCTTATGTCGAATCCTCCGATCTGATTATCAATATCGGACCTGTCCACAGCAATGTCAATACCTCTTGTTTCACCACGATTCCCAACCCCAGGGTGTCCATCGTCTTTGACCAGACATCCATCACTATCGATGGCGAAGTCTACAACGTCTTCCCAAAAGGCGTGTTAAAAAGGGTACTCGACCACCTTCGGGATGCTATGCTCTCCTTCTGGCCATACCCCAACTTACCAGACCCACGATCCACATTAAAGCACATCTCTCGAGCAACCAGCGCAGGAGCTCTGACACAAGACATATTCTTCAAGCGCATGTCATATTTCTTCCGCCCCGGAGATATAATTCTAACAGAAACCGGCACCGCAAGCAACGGTGGACGCGATTTTGTCTTCCCTCAGAACGTGAGCTTAATAAATTCCGGTGTCTGGCTGTCGATCGGCTACATGCTCGGTGCCGCACAAGGAGTAGCCCTAGCACAACGAAATATGGGCTCGCAAGGACGAACAATCCTTTTTATAGGCGATGGCAGTTTCCAAGTGACAGCACAAGAACTGAGCACTATTATCCGGAAGAAACTGAGTGCCATTatcttcgtgatcaataaCGATGGGTACACGATTGAGCGTTTGATTCATGGGATGGACGCGGACTATAATGATATTGCAATGTGGCGATATCTCGATTCACCTTCTTATTTCGGAGCCCCGTCCGACGATTCATATCCTGTGTTCACTGCGAGGGTGAGCACGTGGGGGGAACTTGATGGCGTTTTGTCGAGAGAGAGCTTTCAGCGCGGCCCAGGGCTGCGAATGGTGGAATTGATGATGGGTGTCTCGGACTGTATGGAAACGTTGAGGCACTTTCTTAAGATGTACGCTGCTAGGAAGGAgtgatttattttattttatttttattttttttgttttggtctcTTGTAATTAGCACCCGGAGTGTAAATTAGAATTGGCGGTCTATAAAGACTTCCAATGTTAATATCATGGCATGAACGTTATGTAAGAGGAGCATGGAGGTGAGATTCACGGGGAGGAGCAAAAGATCATGAGAGATTATGATATATCGATCTCTAGGATGATTATTTACCAAGGTGAAGGCATTTACTATGTTAAACTCGTATCGCTTCACGCTTATtggaaagatatatacattagTACCAGACGAGCCACGAGACACCATCTAGCACGATGTTTGAGCGGAGCTATTATTCAAGCCCCAACAAAGATAGAACAGAGGAGCGTATAGTATCAATTAGAAGGAGGCCATATAAATGACCTATGTATCCCCATTCCGTGGTAGATGTTGAACACTTGATTATTTgcggatgaagatgaaatatCTCCCAGCAACTGCATGTAGATATAGGACAGGGGCGATGCCATATTTCAACACAGGTATGCCTTATTTTCTATGGCCAATTTCCATAACGTGAGGCATGGTGGTATTCACTAATGTGCTCAAATGTTCAACGTTGAGACATGCGGTATCTCTGTAGACTATCAAATACGGAGAGCTTCACCGAGTAAGGCCATTTCCATTAAAACGCTTGGAGAAAAGGCGGTGCACACCAGATGTTATCGCGTTTCGAGAGCGAGACAGGAAAGGGTAATCACTGTTATTGTGCCGATAACTCTTATGGAAGGTGGGAGCTGGTCGgccatttttctttttgcggGCATTGAATGGCTGGTTCGAGTTAGCCGGTAAGGCTGATATAGGCGCTAATTCTGGGAAATAGtcccacttcttctcccaaAAGTAGTGGTTAGGCCGTGTAGGGAATGCAGTTCTGGTTAACGGGTACTCATTCCGGTTTCCATGCAAGAAAGAAGTGGTGATGATCCTTGGGCGTGATGTAGACTCATGTTTTTCAAACAGGGTATCGGGAGGAGAATGATTCACTCCCATGGGTAGATCATCTGAGTCGGACTTGTTGATGACTGGATAGTCTTCAGTTGATTCCCGGGAAGGGCAACGCTCAGAGAGGCTAGGTGGGGTGCTCCTGGCGTCGAACCATGTAGTTTGACTGGGATCTATAGAAGGGCTTCCCCGTACTGGATTTAGGGGCAACGTATGGAGAGGTTTATCAAATGAAGGAATTCGTTGACTTGAGCAAATTGACTGCTTTGTCTCGTCAAGCGACTGGGTTGGCCTCATGGGAGGCATAACATAAATGCGAATCAAGGACAAGCCAGCCAATTTGACAACTCGTTGGGTAGGTCGTAGAATATGATATTAGAGAAGAACCAaaacgatgaagatgatttcgCGATTTTATTCTTCGCCCGTGATAGCAATAGGTAACGGAGACTCTATTCTTATAAAAAGAAGATCCGAAGAGACCCGAAGCCGTGATGCGGACAATGAAGGGTAAGCAGAAAGCAATGTAAGATAATCAGAGCTCCATCAGCAATGTTTCGGAATGACcagcagaagaaaaccaGACAAATTTTGGGACAGACCTAGAAGATAGCGTGAGTGGATAAAAGGCCGTCACATCCATATCTAGCAAGACTTCATGAAGCACGGTCACTTGGGATTTCTTTCTACTTGGTCTGGTGTAGGTGAAGGATCTGATATATCCTAAAGTCGATTCTCGGAATGACTAGGTTTCGGAATAATGTAGACTCCGCACTGCTTTGGATCATGGACATAGTATGCTTCGATCTTCCTTATAGCCATGGGAGTACTTGGTCTAGCCTATCCCTACAAGTGATAGCCCAGAGGTTAGCCTCGATTGCCCAGTTAATAAAGGAGAAATCAGGCGGTGATCGCTAGAATGAACTGATCGACTTGAGGCCACATGGCGCGATCCTTCCCGCCCCGAATACGAGAAGTAACCCACCAGCATAAGCCCTGTCACAAAGGCCATGGCTCTTGGCTCTTTTGCTTAGTATAATACTACATAACATGGTTATATTCCGCGAGGGTAGCCTTACCTTGAATGATATGGGTGTCTAGGATGAGATACAGCAATAAGAATTACCAGAGACTAGTCTTACAAAGGCCAGACCAATGTGGTGCCTGTCGTTGTGGTTACTAGTTTTTCAATATTCTCATACAAATATTAGTTTGTTCTCAACTGGTGTACTGGAGTAACTATACTTATATTCACTTTTAAACGACTTGCGTTGCATACGCGTAATGAATACCCGCTTGAATCCCCTTCGGCCACTATGGTGGGCTTGCACTAGTTTATCTCGATAAGATCAGCACTTTGCTTCGGGCATACATTCGAATTTGGCTTTTACAACAGATGATCAAGTGAAGAACTAACTTTTGGCTGAACGTTACATGCTTGAATACGAGATGGTTCGTTCAGCCTATACacattttattttcttttgtatttatTATCGCACCGAACAAAGTCTTGTATGGTTCCCcagtcttttcttttgtcttcttcctcttaGAAGTTGTGAGATATGTCAGATAACTTCATTGAGGTACTCTGTCCTTCTACCGCAGGATTAGTTGCCTAGTCGGTTGCCTGTCCCTACTCACCCACGCCTTCCATGCACAGAAGCCTTGAAGAGGGTTTCCCCCTGATTTAACTCTGCTGAGACTTCCAGAACTATCACGTGTCCTGTCGGACTTGTAGCCTATCGAGGCCCGATCGACGGCCAACGAAGACTTTTCCTATAGGAAGATATGGTCTATAACACACTTACGGGCACCGCTCTGTCCAATTTTACCAACTTTTGAGCAAGCCGAGCTTGTTGGATTATGTTACTTTGTGATATCGTATCTTCAATGTGTAATACTTTATTACCTTCTATGCTCTGTATACGTCTATCAGTAGCGCAACTAGCGCTACagtggaggtggtgaaacGATAGGTGATAATGGGAGGTAGACGTTATCCTAGATCATCCCTAGTATCTCTAGTCCGAGGTGTCGTGGGTGAATTGATTTGACTGAATGTAACGTACATCATGGTCATTTAAGTACTAGAGATTCTGATTGGATAGCCACAACGATAATCTAGAGAGCAACGCCTCACCCGCCCACTATCCCAAACTCCCCTCTAACATCTTCCAAAAGCTCCCAAGCCCACTCATACCTCTCCATTCCCATAGaaccaacccccaaaccaaaccactTCGAAGTCGCATGCCCCACCGAAAATACCGGCCCCCTCCACCCTGTCTTTCTAGAaacctcaacagcagcctCCAACAGACTCCTCCCAACTCCAACACCACGATACTGTAACTGCACAGCCCAAGCCCGAATAACACCAATCTTGATCCCATTCCCAAGAACACCTATTCTCAATCTCTCCTCAGGGACGAAAATATGTTCATCTAGTTCAGAAACGGTATCAACAACCCTAAGAACCAAGGTTCCTATGATCCTATACCCGAATTTGGTTATGAGGATTAGATCCCCATCCTTACCCATATCTATTGTTCTAGGGTCATTGGAAGTCGGGATTTGATTCTGGGGTGGGTTTGAATTGTGATGATGGTTCGAGTATAACCATCCCCATATTCCGACTCGTTCTGCTTCGTCGAGGTAGCCGCTTGTTATGTAGCGCGTGAATGATAGGAGGGTTGCTATGCAgcctgttgttgttgttgttaggAGGAGTATCCAGTCGGAGGTAGTTTTATAAAAATGTTGTgagaggaggacgaggatgagagaCAACAGTGTTAGGGTTAgggggtggagaaggatggcGCAGGATGAGGTTTGGCGTTGTTGGGCTATGCTGTCGGAGATTAAATGGAGAGAGGTGATTTTTTCGGTGGTTGTTCGGGCGAGGATTGTTGTTAGGTGGGAGAGGGGTTGATTTGGATTGTTGTTTGGAGGCATTTGTTGGATCACTCGTTTGGGGTATTAATGCGGGTGTTGGTATTTGAAGATAGTGAAGATAAATGGAGGTTGGGGTTTAAGTTGGTGGCCTTAGGGTGTAAGGCTCGCGACTGTATAGTCGTTGATGAGAGCATGCTTACGCCATACACAGTTGGCATATGAGTTATCCATTTCTGCTCAGTAATATTTatgaagaaaattgaaaagcTTATTAGTTGATTATGAATGTTCCTATTCAACAGCTTTGAACTGGTATTCTATAACGTTGACTGAAACTAAGTATACTAAGAAGCTTATCGCAATACCTAAACAGAGGCAATGAAACATAAGTCTACCAACTCCCACACCTCACGCCGCCGGTTGATTGACCTCGCTTATAGGATTCTCATTCTTCGGCTGGGCGGCCCTAGCCTCGACTTGGCTTTGATACTCCCTAGTAGACTCAGACGAAGGTactggaggatcttctcctgaCATCAGCTCCAGTGGCTTTCCCTTTGTCTCGGGAATCAAGAGAGACGTGAAACACCCGCACAGCatgaacaaggaaaaaaCGAACAGATATAGCTAATACCAGCAATAGGTAATAGCTTCACTAGAAACAAAATTAATCTGGCTATACTCTTCGCCAATAGATCATGCACATGGCGAAATGAATGGCTAGGGAACGAATAGAAGACGCACCATGAGTTACCCAACAGGGAAGCAGGTAACCCTAGGTTGCTCTCCCGAGGCGTCTTTAGCTCCCGATCAATACCATTAAAGTTCCTCAACGCGGGCTTGGGATAAAGTCGGCCTTGCGTTCTCGTGCCACTGACCATATGACTAAATTCAAGTGTGATAGCAGCAATCCGTTTCTGTAGTACAGCGGTATGGGAGATCAAACGGTACCTCCCTCCGTGGAAGCTATCTGCAGATTCACGATGGTCACGTGAATGATGCTTTACAGATGGCTTGACAAACTTAATGAATTAAGCAAAAGTTAATGAAAGGCTCTCAATCATTCACGTGTTTGGGAACTTTAAACCATGTGGACCATACTCACGAGGGGAGAGCCCTGGATTGGAGTTGAGATTAGACTCCTCTGTGCAGTATCATTGGGTCGGCTTAAAAGCACGAATACTGCattagaaagaaaggtaaacTGACGGAAAAATATACACATTCTCGTTTGGATAAAGACAGCatattccttttctccttttttttggtcGGGGCATGTGGTTACACTTGGATGAATAGCCACTTAACAAAGCGTGGCTCCAGATTCTGAAATGCCATATAGAGATGTCGCATTCTCGAAGTCTTACATCATATGCCATCCAGGAGCTTTTCCCTCGTGGTCTAGAAATGCCAGTGGCGGCTCTAAATTGTCCATCTTATAAGCTTTTCTCGATACCCCTCCGGAAGGTAATTTACGGACCTTAGCTCCGACCCTTCGCATATACTAGACGGAGGAGAACAAGACGAGCAAGGTTactgtgaaagagaagaaagatgatgatagAGAGTATTAATTTAAAATCATGAATCGAGATGCTAGAGGGATAACGAAATAAGGAATTTCACGGCATGCTACCCTTCAAACTCTAATTCAATGATCTGCGTGTCCTTGATTTAAGCTTCAAATAGGGCTGGCCCTGTCACTACTAGggtagtactagtactagtaaCTGCTACGGGGCGCAGAAAGTATATCTGAACCTTCTTTTATTACGTTGCCACACAAGTATGAATTCCTCAGGCCGCCCACCTTCTCGAGAATGATGAAGCAGCAACCGACTGAACCTATGCAGGCCGCAGACTTAATTCAGTTTGCCATTTGAGCTCCTTGCAACAACAGACACATGGTAGCATTAATCTATACTGGTCTAATCTATACTTTTCCCAAATCCATAGGGAATATTCTACACAtataagaagagaaacatcAACGGAGAATGAAAGATAATACCGAAATATCACAATTACAGTCCCcgcttcatcttccatcgCATGATGAAGGAGGCAAAGGGGAAAAACAAAATCGATACGCCGATCCACGCAAAAAGGACGCCGAAATCAAGACCGATGCGAGAATGTGTCCCGAAGAGGATGGTACGCAACGCCTCGACAACTGTTTTATATTAGTATTAGGAGTAACGCTGAAGTGAAGAGGCAGACTTACTGCGATGCAACGGCCATGCGTAGCCCCATCGGAAGAAGCCTGGGGCGAGGTCCAGCGCATAGAACCCGGTTGCAACGTTACTAATGACCCAGAATATAAGGAACAGCGAGCTCCAAGGGAATCCTAACACCATTGCCATATTCTCGAGAGGAAAGCCGAGAGCACTCATTCCTACCCAGTTCAGCATCCAGAACACCACAAAGGATCCATGTCCATAGGCATTTGGGTTGCTAGCGGAAACAGTATCTGGTGCCGGAGAGTTGCTGAATGGAATTTGGAACGCTAACGACACGAAAGAGTAGAACAGGGACAGGAAGAAATAGGCTGTGATGTTGGAACACACACGCCACAGCAGCCACTGCGGTATCTTCAACGGGGGGTGATTGCCCTTGAGGAATTGCGCATGAATCGGCATAAGGAATGGGGAATTGAAGaaagcgatgatgatgaggtaaATCAAGCCGATGGTGACAGAGGGTGTTGCAGCAGCCGGACCAAATGGCCTAAGATCCACAGTGTTGAAACCAATAGCCGGGTTTATCGCTTGCGGGACATTCGAAATATTTAGCGATTCTTGGGCAACGGTTTGTACCCAGCGTGGTCCGAATTCGGCCAGGACTGTGCTCGCGAAGGCTGTCAACCCCGGTGTGATATAACTGGAATAAGTCGTTTCGTCACGAGCAGTGATGACAACGAATTGCGCGGCGCCGGTGGGATCGTACGAGGAATTTCCGTTTTTGACCGCATCGTGAAGAAGGGTAGTTGCATTCgcattgacaatgatggcAGCATAGGCATGCTCATCATACACACCCTGTCTCACGGCCCATGGATCATAGTTAAACTCATCCGGAGATTTTATGGTATATCCCAATCGGCCGGTTTCAGGGGTTTGGATTAGATTCTCTGCCACGTCGGTCACTGCAGGTCCCACAATTGGCTTCGTATCGCGATATGGATCGACCATGCCATCGAAGTCGACAACCCAGACCGTTAACGAATGGAGATTCTGCTCGACACGAAACTGAACGGCCCAGTATAGGGACAGGATacagaggatgaagacgcAAAGTGTGAGAACTATACGAGGGTACTGTTTAGCACGTTTCAAACTATTGATAGAGAATAGGGGATACTCACCTGTACGGCCCCATTGCATAAACACTTGACGTCGAACGGATCTTAGCGCGGGGTCGAAAAAGGAGACAGCATTGGGTGGCACTTCGACCTTGTCGCTGCCTTCGCCGATCTCCGTCTTCTCGCTCATCCTTATTGAAGTCGTTACCGTCCAAGCCTGTTCAGGGGAGAAGGAGTAACAAAAACTACTAAGGACGTTGGCAATGGCACATATGGCGAGATGCCTCAATATTTATCCGCCAAGTGATTGCCAATCACGTCAATCGTCTGATGTAAAAAACTCGGATTTGGAGACAAACACTCGGGATATTTTCTGAATCGGGCATATCTAGACCTGAAATCGGAGACGATGATTGGGTCGGACATTCGCCATGTTCCTAAGGCCGACACCAGTCACGTGGGTTGTCTGGCACGTGCCGATCTTATCTGGTAGCAAATCGGAAGGCCTGCTGAGGCAACGTCTTATCGGAACATCCCGTCGGATTTCTAATATCCAACGGACTTTGCGTATAGGGAGATAAACTCCGAGTTAACGTGCAGGtcaacaaaggaaatatgcTTAAATTAGAGCACTTGCCATTGCCAATGCCCtgatgaagatcatgccATTCAGCAGGTCTTTCGCCGATGTTCAACTTGCTTAATTGACTCAATTTATAAGCGTGCAGTTTCACCTACAGTTGGACTCGTGCTGGGTGAGGTAAACATTGTTCTATCATAGGACCTACTACGAAGTGTAGATACCTGTTTATCACAATACGTAAACCATTAACGAAATCCCGATCGCCAAGGCCGAGGACCGTTCTCGTCCGTATCCCTGAAAGTTCAAGCCGAAACTCTTCGCTCTAATCCTGCGGTACCTAGTCTCTATCGAATTTCATCAAAATAGTAATATGAGACACGGGAGCTATACCATTTGATATGGAGGAAGTACTGCATCAGGAATACTTGCCAATCATTGGACATAAAATTCATAGTTATTGAGAAGCTTCCTTAATGTCATATTTTACTAACACGGATTACTCGTATGTGTCTCATTGGTCCTAGCAGTCAAGCAACCTCCACATAGTCAGCAATCTAATCCTTGTCAGCTACCTTTGCAGCCTAAGCACTTGTTTAAGCTATGGCCAGTGCGACTCATAGCCGCACCGCTAGGCACCCAGTGAGCAGCGCCAGTAGCCAATGGCATAGGCGTTGTCGATAGTGTCAGCGGTGGCagtggcagaagaggaagcagaagatccCGACGTAGCACTACCGGTAGCAGAAGCGGTGGTCTTGGAAGCACCGGAGCTTGTGGCGGAGGCGGTAGCACTGGCAAGAGGGAGACTCGGTGGCAGTGATGGTGACGGTCATATTGgggatggaggagcttgtgCAGAACTGTAGCCGGCAGAGACGGTGCTAGGTTCCTTAGTCTCTTTcacccatcctttccatgcCTTTCGTGCGACAATCATCTAGGGGTATGGATACTTACAAGCCTGGGGTCGTGTAGGCAAACTCAAAGGCGGTACTGCCCACCGTGATAATGAGCCCAACCGGGGATCCAGCAGTGGTCATAATTATTATCCCCATCATCAGAAGCTGCAATAGATCTAGTAGCTGAAGCACTCATGACTGTGGTCTGTGCAGCGGCAGGGTGTTTATTTCCAAGGGTAGTAAGGGTGACACTGCTCTGATTGCGGCAGTTGTAATTGTTCCCTCTGCCGTGCCGATGGGCTCGACCTCGCTAGGAGAGGGTCGTTAGCAGCTGCGGGTGTAACGATGGCcaggagggggaaagagcGTGGGGCTTGGAATGGCATGATATTCCTCTGGTGCGTGATGATTAAACGAGCCAGCTAGAAAGGACTGTATATATCAGGGGCAAAAGTGGAGGCGGTGGCGCTGATCATGCTGCCGACGGGCGTGGGGGGCGATAAGGATGAGTGGACAGTCTATAATTTGACGTGGAAGGCGACGGTGTACAGCTTGGAGGGGTAGGTAAGGTTGAGCGATGCAACGCTACAGATTACTGGTGAGGTTGAGGCACGGGTGGCTATTACGGACTAACGCCAGACTAGCAGATCCCTTACTCTAGTATGGAATGACGTGCATATGTACCCTTGTTAAGTTGTCTTGTCACAGTGGGGGTTATTCAAATTTAGCCCCAGACCAGCAGCACTCTGTCAGTTCGTTTAAAGGCATTTTCTTTATGAACGACTAGCTTCATATGTAATATACCTATCTAGCTAGTCCGCTTAACTTTGACCTATTAACCTTTAAGCTCTACAGGGAACCATCGCTTAGAGTACACCGCTAGTTTTTGTACTAGCGGGTACTGGTCGAGTATGAGAACTGATGAATAAACTGGGATTTTACTACACTGCTCTGACTGATCTCCTCTTAGGCAGCGTGTTCGCATATTCCCTTTGGGATTTTTAATGTGTGATTCCAATAATCTCCGCGAAACAGCCTTTTTAGCTAGCCCTAGGATGCTCTAGGCAATGCCAGGGATATGTAACATCTGAGCCTTTGCCGTACTTTTGATTCTCTCTTGGATGGGTCCTCCTTTCGATCACCGGCCACATTTATGCGTAGCACTTGCGCTGCTGTTACCCTAATCAAGTCTTTATTGAAGGTCGCAGGGCTGAAGTCAATTTGCAATAGTACATTCTATGTCGGTGCTGCCGCTGTTATAGGGTGGGCCTCTTGGTGAAATGGCGGGGGGCCAAGACAGCCATTTACTGGCTGCAGCTGTAAATGAGACATCTAGACACTCTCTGTAATATTGTAACGGGATGTATTAGCCTGGAACGGTGCATGGATGGGTTCATGATCCACCATCCCGCGTATAGCGCCGGACTTTTGCAATTTGTCAGGGTGCGGCCCGCGGTGTAGCTTAGTAGCCTCTAGACTTTCTTAGCTGCATAAACTCGAAGAGCGCCGGTCAAAATGTAACTCTATCACTCGGTCCCTACGCACTGAACCTCTGTCCTCGATTCATGCCCGATGGCACTAACCATATTTAGAACGTTAAGATTACCGGTAGAGATCGTCCGGGGTTGCATCGCATCTCTACCTATATAGATTGGAGCCGGAAAAAGGATCCCGCAATGGAATATTGGGTGGTAAACCCCCTTGACCTAAGGCTGCCGTATCCTCTTTCGTGTGTTTTCTTAACCCATGAATAAGAGGGGCTACTATAGTACTAGCTTCTTTTAAATATCCGGGAAACTTACCCGGTAATTCAACTCTGGTTGGTCGGGAATTTATATCCGAATGAGTCCAAAATAGGAACGAGCTACCATGACTTTGTGGAGCCCTGTCAGAATATTCTTGACAAACTTAATCAGCTTTAATTAGTGGCTACTCTCTATATCAGGCTTATCACAGTGATCTGAACCAATAATATGGATTGGAAACACCCCTCACACATGTATAACTTAGCTTTCGATGATTTGCCAATTCACCCCATGCCTGTCCCGTTCCGGTTCTGATTTGCCTGATGCTGTAGGCAAGCCCTAGCCTGCTCGTCCTCCAATGTTTTCAAGACCCATAGCCTTGTATATTGATACATGACTAGCCCCCCGTGCCGTACACTATACTAGTAGTCCATAGGCTCTACTTTCACTTCCTCAACACGGCTTAGGACAAGGCATTTTCACACCTTCATGTATCCATTTCTGGAGAGCAAACTTAGGACTTACTTGCAGTCCCCACCAACAGCTTTCGGCTAGAAGCGGCATGTGCGAGACGTTTTCCTTACCTTATGATGATTTGTTCAACGAAAGGCCCTTCACGTGTATGTATAGAAGTCACCTAAATTATACCACCGAGCAAAT from Aspergillus oryzae RIB40 DNA, chromosome 7 includes the following:
- a CDS encoding uncharacterized protein (predicted protein) yields the protein MGKDGDLILITKFGYRIIGTLVLRVVDTVSELDEHIFVPEERLRIGVLGNGIKIGVIRAWAVQLQYRGVGVGRSLLEAAVEVSRKTGWRGPVFSVGHATSKWFGLGVGSMGMERYEWAWELLEDVRGEFGIVGG
- a CDS encoding SNG1 family protein (predicted protein), coding for MSEKTEIGEGSDKVEVPPNAVSFFDPALRSVRRQVFMQWGRTVLTLCVFILCILSLYWAVQFRVEQNLHSLTVWVVDFDGMVDPYRDTKPIVGPAVTDVAENLIQTPETGRLGYTIKSPDEFNYDPWAVRQGVYDEHAYAAIIVNANATTLLHDAVKNGNSSYDPTGAAQFVVITARDETTYSSYITPGLTAFASTVLAEFGPRWVQTVAQESLNISNVPQAINPAIGFNTVDLRPFGPAAATPSVTIGLIYLIIIAFFNSPFLMPIHAQFLKGNHPPLKIPQWLLWRVCSNITAYFFLSLFYSFVSLAFQIPFSNSPAPDTVSASNPNAYGHGSFVVFWMLNWVGMSALGFPLENMAMVLGFPWSSLFLIFWVISNVATGFYALDLAPGFFRWGYAWPLHRIVEALRTILFGTHSRIGLDFGVLFAWIGVSILFFPFASFIMRWKMKRGL
- a CDS encoding alpha-keto acid decarboxylase family protein (thiamine pyrophosphate-requiring enzyme) yields the protein MSETIHLTEYLFRRLREAGLQAVHGVPGDYNLLMMDYIVPAGLEWVGNCNELNAGYAADGYARVKGIGALVTTFGVGELSAINAIAGSYAEMAPVIHIVGTPKRAMQTRGAKLHHSVCSGKPSDFTMFAEMYSKITVAQENLWDASTAPAQIDRLIRECIIQSRPVYLQVPADMVTEPVPAAALSRPLDLTPPSNDPESEQEVCDIIVERISNGKQPFILIDAGTSRYGLVSEADELVRITGFPTATTPFGKGIPDETLPNFHGIYASVGEGAYLPYVESSDLIINIGPVHSNVNTSCFTTIPNPRVSIVFDQTSITIDGEVYNVFPKGVLKRVLDHLRDAMLSFWPYPNLPDPRSTLKHISRATSAGALTQDIFFKRMSYFFRPGDIILTETGTASNGGRDFVFPQNVSLINSGVWLSIGYMLGAAQGVALAQRNMGSQGRTILFIGDGSFQVTAQELSTIIRKKLSAIIFVINNDGYTIERLIHGMDADYNDIAMWRYLDSPSYFGAPSDDSYPVFTARVSTWGELDGVLSRESFQRGPGLRMVELMMGVSDCMETLRHFLKMYAARKE